In Terriglobia bacterium, the genomic stretch TGAAGCTTGTGATTAATACTGACTCGCACCACACGTCGCATCTGGAGAAAATGCGCTACGGAATCCTGCAACTGCGGCGCGCATGGCTCAGCAAAGATGACGTGCTGAACACGCTGCCGGCCGCCAAGTTCGCCAAGATCATGAAGCGAGGGAAGCCGGTGCTGACCAAAGTTTGACACAAGATTCTTCCGGGCGCGTTTCACCGCGCCGACGAAGTATGATGTGGTGACTTAAAGGGCGCAACATTAGGAGCGCAACGCATGCCGGACAATCCGCCACCCAAATCCAGCCAGCCACCGGCGCCGCCGTACACGCCTGGCCACGTGCCCATCACGGAAGAATTCGACAGAGCCAAATGGACCCTGCCGCCGATGACGCCGGTGCTGATCGCGGCCGCGGTGATCGCGGTGATTGTGGCGGTGGTGGCGTTTACCAACCGGTCCACGCCGGTGATGGGCGGAAGCATCACCAAGGTGGCGCGGTTTGACCAGGACGGCAGGACCATTGTCGCGGTGCAAGTGAAGTTGGACAACGTGATTGAGAAGCAGACGTGGATCAAGAACATTGATTCCGAGCTGGAGACGGCGGAAGGCAAGAAGATCACCGACCACGCCGCGCCGGGCAATGACGTGGACACCTATCGCAAGGCCATGCCCGCCTTGCGAGCAGCCGAGGGCGAGCCGTTGCGCGAAGAACTCAAGATCCCCGCCAAGGGAAGCTTTTCCGGCGTGCTCATTTTTTCTTATCCGGTGGACCAGGAGACCTTTGACGGCCGGAAATCGCTGACCGTCCGGATCCAGCTTTACGACCAGCCTACTCTGGTGCTGAAACAGCCTTGAGTTCGCGGGCGAAGCAAAGGTTTGGGCCCTTGATCGCCACCGCCATCGCTTTGATACCAAAATAATTTCTTGACATTCGCCGCTGGACATAGAGAATGGCCGCGCACAAGGATCGGAAGCTCCGGCGCGTCCGTTTGTCCTGCGTTGTTCGAACGAACGTTCGTCAGACTTCCTCCCCGGAGGAGACCATGAAGTTCCGAGTTCATTTCTTGCTGGTTGCCTTGCTGTTTGTCTTTGCTCTTGCCAGCCCTCTTACCATCCATGCCCAGGTTGCTTCGGCTGACGCCCAGCTGAACGGCACCATTCATGACCAGACGGGCAGCATGCTAGTGAAAGCCACGGTCACCCTGCGCAACGTGGACACCAACCACGTTTATACCGCCACGTCCAACAGCACGGGTTATTACATCCTGACCAGCGTGCCGCCGGGAAACTATGAACTCACGGTGGTGGCGCAGGGTTTCGCCAAGCACTCGCAAACCGGGATTGTGCTCCGCGTGGGCCAGGTGGCCACCATGGACTTCACCATGAAGGTGGCCGCGGCCAGCGAGCAAGTCACGGTGAGCACGGAAGCGCCCACCATCGAGCCGACGCGCACCGAGGTGAGCCAGGTGATTGAGACCGAGCAGATCCAGTCGTTGCCCATCAGCGGGCGGCTGTTCACCGATTTTGCGCTGCTGAGTCCCGGCGTCACCACCGGGCGCATCAGCCTGCAGTCCACGTTTACGGATCCCTCCGTCACGCGAATTTCCTTCGGCGGCCAGCGCGACCTGAACAACGCTGTGACCGTGGACGGAGCGGACAACATCAATACCGCCACCGGATCCCAGCGGGCGACTCCGTCACAGGACGCGGTAAGCGAATTCCGCGTGGTGAACAACAGCTTTGGCTCGGAATACGGGCGCGCGCTGGGCGGCATCGTGAACATTGTCACCAAGTCCGGCACCAATGACGTGCACGCTTCGCTCTATGGCTATCTGGAGAACAACAAGTTCAACGCGAATTCGCCGCTGACGTCGCCTGGCTTTGACGTTTTTCGCCAGGGACAATTTGGCGCCACGCTGGGCGGCCCGCTGAAAAAGGACCGCACTTTCTATTTCCTGAACTATGAAGGACAGCGCCGGGCGCAGTCGCCCAGCTATCCGGGGCTTCTGGTAAGCAACATTGGCGCCATCAACGCGCTCAAGGCCAGCCTGGGTATTGCTCCGGAGAATCTCAACATCTTGAAGACTGCCGACGTGGACAACGGCTTCATCAAAGTGGACCACTCGTTGAATGACAAGAACCGGCTGGCCGTCCGCTATTTGATCCAGGACGCCACGGACCTGAACATGCTGGTGGGCGAAACGCTGGACGGCGGCGGCATCGGCGCACCCAGCAGCGGCCGCAACGGTTCACTGCGCGACCAGGCGCTGGTGGCCACGTTGACCTCGCAACTCAGTGAGGCCAAGGTCAATTCCGCGCTGGTGCAGTGGGCGCGGCGCAATTACGGCTTCCCCGGCGTAACCGGCCAGCCCAACCTGGATGTGCCCAACCTGCTGCTGTTCGGCCACAACTTTGGCGCGTTTGATCGCTACAATGAAACGCGTTATCAGTTCTCGGACACGTTCTCCTGGGTCCACGGCAAGCACTTTGCCAAGTTTGGTACGGACGTCAATTACATCCGGAACTTCGTGCTCTGGCCGGGCTTTACTCCGGCGCGCGTCATCTTCCCCAGCTTGGACGACTTGCTGGCGTCCGACAAAGCGGGATGGGGCAGCACGCCGTGCCCGGCGCCGCTGATTGGATTGGTTTCGCCCTGTCTGGCGGCATTTTTCTGGGGCGCGCCCGTGGGCCCTGGGCCGATCAACACCGCGGCGGCTTCGCCCTCCGTGCCCACCACGTGGGACAACGCTTTTCTGGCGTCGCAGGCGTCTAATTTCAACGTCAACATCAACCACAGCTACTACGGGTTCTTTGCCCAGGACCAGTTCCGGCTCACGCCCAAGCTGACCCTGAACTATGGCTTGCGTTATGACGTGGAAGCCGGACTCGGCTTCTTTATCAAGGGCGACCACAACAACTTCCAGCCGCGCGTGGGCCTGGCTTACTCGCCTGATCCCAAGACGGTGATTCGCGCCGGCTACGGCATCTTCAACGATAAATACACCCTGACATTCTTCTTCGTTCCGGCGCCGCAGAGGCCGCCGGTGATCGCCGGCTTGCCCACGGTCAACAACCAGACCACGGGCACTTATCTGCTCAACAGCATGTTCCTGCCCTTCCCCTGCATCCTGGCGGGCTGCCCGGTGGTGCCGGCGCTGCCGCTGCCTCCGGGGACAGTGCCGCCGCCGCTGCTGACGTCGGCGTTTGAGAACCTGATCAACAGCGGAAGCTTCCCGGTCAATGCGGGCTTCTTCCAGGGCGGGACCGCCGTTGATCCGAACCTGCGCTCGCCCTACACCGAGCAAGCCAACCTGTCGATTGATCGCACCCTGGGCAAGGGCCTCACGTTGAGCGTGGGGTACATGATGGTGCAGGGTCACAAGCTGGTCCGCCCGATTGACCTTAACGTGGGCCCGCCGGTCGGCGTGCAACCCAGCACGGGCAAGGACATTTACGCCTTCGCCATCAAGGACCCCGCCATCCCCGCGCCCCCGGCCGGCTCGAACGGAACCAATGGAATTTTCTATTTCACCGATTCCACGGGAAACTCCATTTACCACGGCGTGACGCTGCAGGTGATTGAGAAGGCGGGCAAGTATTTCACGCTCAACGCCAACTACACGATCTCACACACGCTGGACGACGGCACGTTCGTCACCTTTGTGAGCACGCCGCAATCCAACGCGCAACGCAATCTGGAGCGCGCAAATTCCAACCAGGACGCGCGCCACCGGTTCGTCGCCAACTTTGTGGCCGACGCGCCGAAAGACTCATTCCTGCGCTACTTCCAGCTCAGCAGCATCATTACCTTGCAGTCGGCGCGGCCGTTTACGCTGTTTGTGGGCTTTGACGCCAACAATGACGGCAACCCGGTCACCGACCGCGTGGGCAACTCGCCGCGCAACAGTTATCGTGGCGACACGCTGCAGACGGTTGACCTGCGCTTGACGCGCATGTTCAAGATGGGCGAGCGGAAACAGCTCAACGTGTCTTTGGACGCCTTCAACGTCTTCAACCGCGCCAATATTGACGAA encodes the following:
- a CDS encoding TonB-dependent receptor, producing MKFRVHFLLVALLFVFALASPLTIHAQVASADAQLNGTIHDQTGSMLVKATVTLRNVDTNHVYTATSNSTGYYILTSVPPGNYELTVVAQGFAKHSQTGIVLRVGQVATMDFTMKVAAASEQVTVSTEAPTIEPTRTEVSQVIETEQIQSLPISGRLFTDFALLSPGVTTGRISLQSTFTDPSVTRISFGGQRDLNNAVTVDGADNINTATGSQRATPSQDAVSEFRVVNNSFGSEYGRALGGIVNIVTKSGTNDVHASLYGYLENNKFNANSPLTSPGFDVFRQGQFGATLGGPLKKDRTFYFLNYEGQRRAQSPSYPGLLVSNIGAINALKASLGIAPENLNILKTADVDNGFIKVDHSLNDKNRLAVRYLIQDATDLNMLVGETLDGGGIGAPSSGRNGSLRDQALVATLTSQLSEAKVNSALVQWARRNYGFPGVTGQPNLDVPNLLLFGHNFGAFDRYNETRYQFSDTFSWVHGKHFAKFGTDVNYIRNFVLWPGFTPARVIFPSLDDLLASDKAGWGSTPCPAPLIGLVSPCLAAFFWGAPVGPGPINTAAASPSVPTTWDNAFLASQASNFNVNINHSYYGFFAQDQFRLTPKLTLNYGLRYDVEAGLGFFIKGDHNNFQPRVGLAYSPDPKTVIRAGYGIFNDKYTLTFFFVPAPQRPPVIAGLPTVNNQTTGTYLLNSMFLPFPCILAGCPVVPALPLPPGTVPPPLLTSAFENLINSGSFPVNAGFFQGGTAVDPNLRSPYTEQANLSIDRTLGKGLTLSVGYMMVQGHKLVRPIDLNVGPPVGVQPSTGKDIYAFAIKDPAIPAPPAGSNGTNGIFYFTDSTGNSIYHGVTLQVIEKAGKYFTLNANYTISHTLDDGTFVTFVSTPQSNAQRNLERANSNQDARHRFVANFVADAPKDSFLRYFQLSSIITLQSARPFTLFVGFDANNDGNPVTDRVGNSPRNSYRGDTLQTVDLRLTRMFKMGERKQLNVSLDAFNVFNRANIDEVFSVYGAPDFIPGNVPTHFGDGNVGPSGQVGSPRTAFNPRQLQIGAKFTF